The Nitrospirota bacterium DNA window ATTACATTTATATGCTTTAAATTTTTTTCCATATTTGGACTTGGAATTACAACCATTAAGGATCGACATTGACGATAAAATAAATTGTATATCTGAATCATTTATTTTAAAACGCAGTTCATTAACATCTGTGGAATTTAGGGCAATTCTTAACTCTGATCAAGGGCAATGGCTTAAAGAAATGGCTCAAGATAAAAAAGATGTCAGGATAAATGGGACAGCAAAACTCTCATTCTTTATGAGTATAAGAAAAATTGAAAAAGGTTTTACGCTCGAAGGTGTTAGGGTAAAATAAAAAGTTTCATTGGTTTGCCTGAAAATGAAATTAATTTATTTAATTTTCCAGGGGATTAACTTTCTGTCTTTAACGTTTTTATTGATATTTACCATTACTTCTTGAAGTTGAATTAATTCTTCAATCTTTTTTTCCATAGATTGTTTGGCCCAGAGTTTTCTCTGCCGTTTTTTCGATCTAAAGATTTTTTCAGCAAGTTTTCCAGCTTGAGCAAAATAATCTTTCTTTTCTTTTTGAGTCATAACTTTTTCCATTTTTCATATAAATGATGGCGTTTTAAAATATCGATTAAAAGGGCCTCATTTAGTTTTGTTTCTTCTTTTAATAAATCAATTTTTCTTAGATCCTGACTGCGTCCGGTTTTTAAGGCTATTGCGATCAGATATTCCGGTCCAAATACTTTTGCTTTGATTTTCTTATATGTTTTTTCAACCGATTTTTCCAGGGCTTCCAGGGTAAGCTCATCATATACAGGAATAAAATCAACCGGAATTCCTTCAATGATAAAATGTTGTCCTTCCATTTTATAGCCTGATTTTTTGAGGTATTCGTATATTGAACCTAAATGGATAATTCCCGTAGGCATAATGTGGAGAGAGATAAAAACATCCAGGTCTTTTGTGCTGATTGTCTCTGTGTAAAACATAACACCTATTGCGCCACCAATTGCGTAAGATTTGATGATGTTTTTACTTACAAGCTCATTAAGAATTTTAACTGTCTTTTCCATTGATTCCTGTTATTCCTGAAACACTGCCTGGCCTGTACCCTTCCAGATCAAGCGTGATAAATTGAAATCCGATTTTTTTCAACTCCTGAACGACGGATTCTCTTAACCCGGGATCCAGCAACCGGGGGAATTCCTCCCGGGAAACTTCAATCCGGGCAATATTTTCATGGTGACGGACACGACATTGAATGAACCCATATTTTTTCAGCACAGCCTCCGCGGCTTCTATCTCGGTTAACCGTTGATGCGTGATTTCTGTTCCGTAAGGAATCCGTGAAGAAAGGCAGGCGGCCGCCGGTTTATTCCAAATCGAGAGACCCAGGCGCCTGCTTAGCGTCCGAATCTCCTCTTTGTTCAGGCCGGCATCCAGGAGTGGAGCGTGAATCCCGAATTCACGCGCGGCCTTCATTCCCGGACGGAACTCTTTTAAATCATCCTGGTTGGCGCCGTAGGCCACGGCTTGAAAGCCTTTTTCGAGGGCCAATTCTTTTAATTTCGTAAAGAGCTCCGTTTTACAGAGATAACACCGGTTTTCCTGGTTTAAAGAATATCCGGGGATGTCCAGTTCGTCATATTCGATAAAAAAATGGTTTGCGCCGATTTCCCCTGCCACCTGCAGGGTGGATTCTTTTTCCTGTTGGGCGAGAGTGGGCGAAACGGCAGTACAGGCGGCCGCTTTCTCTCCTAAAACATCATGGGAAACCTTTAATAAAAGGGCACTGTCGACCCCGCCTGAAAAAGCCACAAGAAGTGAATGGTGTTGTGCGATGAGTTGTTTTAAACGTTGAAATTTTTGATCAAGCATGGTCAGGGCTGTTTCGTCTTTTCCTTTTGAATGGAAATGGACTGGTTTACGCCAATTTTTGCTTCGGATTGTTTTCCTATTGCAACGAGAACAAACCGGTCGGGATCAAGGTACTGTCTGGCGACCCGTTGAACTTCCTCAGCCGTGACCTTTTTAATCCGTTGAGCATATTTGTCAAAGTAATCGAGACCGAGGCCATAAAATTCCTGATAGATCAGGATTCCGGCTAATTTGGCGTGAGTATCCATTTTCAGGGGAAAGCTGCCGATTAAATAATCTTTTGCCTCTTGAAGTTCAACGGGTGAGACCGGTTCGTTTCTCATTTTTCTGATTTCATTCAAAACCTCGGATATTGCCTCATTGGCCGAACTGTTTTTGGTTTGAAGGGTCACCTCAAAACTCCCCGTTTCCAGACGGGAATCAAAATGACTGAACAAGCCATAGACCAGTCCTTTATTGTCCCTGATATTGGTCATCATACGGGAAGAAAATCCTCCCCCTCCCAAAATATAGTTCATCACCAGAAGAGAATAATAGTCCGGATTCATTCTGGGGATCCCGGTATGTCCCAAGATGATCGACGTTTGTGTCAGATCTTTGTCGATAACCATGATCTCTTTTTTATCAATTTTCGGAGGGAGAGGGTTTTTCGAATGGATTTGAGGCTTTGGGTTCCAAAGCCGAAAATATTTTTCAGCGTAAGTTTTTGCTTCTTCTTCCGTTAAATCTCCCACAAAAGCAAGGATGGCTCCCCTGGGATTGTAAGCGGTCTGATAAAATCTCACGATGTCTTCACGTGTAATCCTTTTGATCGTTTCTTCATCTCCTTCGAGCGGTTGGTGATAGGGGTGTTTCCCGAAGATGGCCCTGTCAAACGCTTTAGCGGCGATGGTTTCAGGATCGTCCTTTTCATTGTCAAGATGTCCGAGAAGCTCGGTTTTTTCTCTGGACACTTCCTCTTCAGGGAATTGCGGATTGATGAGGATGTCGGAAAATAAAGTCAGACCTTTCTCTAGATCTTTTTTTAAAAGTTTTGAGGAAAAGGTGACGTAATCCGATCCCGGAGAGGCATTGAACTCGGTTCCCAGGGCATCCCATTCATCGGCAATCTGTTTCGACGACCGGTTTTTTGTCCCTTCCTCAAGAAGGCTTGCGGTGAGATAGGCCAGGCCGGCCTTTGGTTCGCTGTCCAGGATGGAACCGGCTCTCACCAGAAGATCGACCTGCACCATCGGGAGAGAATGTGTTTCAACAAGAAGGACCGTGATGCCGTTCGCTGTTTCTATTTTTTTAGCGGGAATGGCTCCCCACACGGGATTGAGGCTGATGAAGAGAAAACAAAAGAGGATTCCTAAAGACCGGTTAAACATGGGATCCTTTCTGAAAGGTCAGTTTTTTTCATTTGACGGAGGAAGAAGCACTCCCGTGGTTTTGAAATCAGGACTCAAATATTTTCTGGCCACCCTTTGAATATCCTCCGCGGAAACTTTTTTGATTGAGTCGAGATACGTATCGAAATAATGGACGCCTGCTCCGACGCTTTCAGCGATTCCCAGCTGCATGGCGACAAAAAAATTAGAATCCCTGCTTAAAATAAACTGTGTTTCAATCTGGTTTTTTGCTTTTTGAAGCTCTATTTCCGTTATGGGAACGGTTTTGATGAGATCAATTTCAGATAAAATAGCGGCTTCCAACGCTTCAACGGTTTTCCCCGCCTGGGGTTTGCCATAAAACAAAAAAAACGCGGGATCCGCCGAAAGGGAGTTGTAGTCTGTTCCGGTTTCAAGAGCGATTTTCTTTTCATAGACCAGGTGACGATACAACCTGGAGCTTTTCCCCGTTGAAATCAATGCCCCCAGAACGGTCAGAGGATATTGATCGGCCTCTTTAAAATTAGGCGCTTTAAATCCAATCAGCACGATTGGATTCTGCGCCTCTTTCTTAACGATAAACCTTCTTTCCCCTTTTTGTTCAGGTTCCTCGATCTGAACCGGAGGGGGCACGGGTCCCGCGGGAACCGGTTCGAAATATTTCTGAATTTCAGGAAGAATAGTTTTGGAATTAAAGTCCCCTACCATGACCAGAGCGGCGTTGTTTGGAAGATAATATTTTTTATAATGGTCGAAAATATCCTGGCGGGTCAGATGGTCCAGATCGGTCATCCACCCGATGATGGGAGAATGGTAAGGATGAGCGATAAAAGCCTGGGCATAGAGCTGTTCTGACAAAAAATCAAACGGATTATCGTCGGTCCTCATTCTCCGTTCCTCTTTAACGACGTTCCGCTCCAGTTGAAACTCATTTGGATCAATGGAAAGATGACCCATTCGGTCCGATTCCAGATCAAACGAAAGGGCGATCCGGTCGCTTGAAAAATTTTCAAAATAGGCGGTATAGTCCTGAGCGGTAAAGGCATTGTCGTTTCCCCCGTTTTTCTGGACCAGCCTTGAAAATATTCCTTTTCCGTATTTAGGGGTGCCCTTAAACATCATATGTTCCATCAGATGCGACAGTCCGGTTTTCCCTGTGACTTCATTTCTTGACCCGACCTTATACCAGACCTGAACCGTTGCGACGGGGGCTTTATGTTCCTCCACGAGAATGACTTTAAGGCCGTTTTTTAAAACGGTTTCTGAAAGGGAAAATTGCAGATTCTCCTTGCCGTGGCTGACGGCCGGAAATAATGCCATTAAAACCGCCAACAACAGAGCGGCTGAGAAAGTAAGGGGGAGTCTGGTCGTCTTCATGAGGCTCCTTTCAGGTCAGCAAGGAAGAAGAGTCCAAATGGATCAGTTGTCCGCAGGCGGCCAGGATGTCGTTCCCCCTGCTTTTTCGAATAAAGGTCGTTAAATTAGCGTCGATGAGTATTTTTTGGAATGCAAGCACCGTGGACTCCGGGGGCCGTTTAAAGGTTGAGCCTGGATATTCATTAAAAGGGATTAAGTTGACCTTGCTGGGAATTCCCTTTAAAAGTTTTGGAATTCTTCTTGCCTCTTCGAGGGAGTCATTGATTCCCTCAAGAAGGACATATTCGAAAAAAATCCTTCGGCGGGGGAGAAGAGGAAAATTTCTGCAGGCTTCGAGGAGCATTTCAAGCGGGTAGGTTTTGTTGATCGGCATGATCAGGTCCCGGATGGCGTTGGTCGTGGCATTCAATGAGACGGCCAGATTGACCTGACGGGGGAGTTCTCCCAGTTTTTGTATGCCCGGAACCATTCCCGCCGTTGAAACGGTAATCCGCCGGGGAGAAAAAGTGCAGGCGTTAGAATCGGTCAGCCGATCGATGGCTTCTGCGACCTCCTGAAAGTTAGCGAGAGGTTCCCCCATTCCCATCATCACGATATTGGTTACCTCGAGTTCTTTCGAAACGATTAAAAATTGGTCGACGATTTCATGTGCTTTTAAATTCCGCTTCAATCCCCCTTTGGCGGTCAGGCAAAACTGGCAATCGAGGCCGCATCCCGCCTGGGTCGAAATACAGAGGGTTTTACGCTCTTTGTCAGGAATTAAAACGGCTTCAATCTGTTCGTCATCCTCTAATTTAAACTGAAACTTCAGTGTGCCGTCGTGAGACGGGCATTTACGGACGATTTCGAGCGAGCTGACATAACCGTTTTCTTCCAAAAAAAGACGCTCTTTCTTGGAAAAATCGGTGAGTTGATCCAGCCGGCCTATTTTTTTGTTATAGATCCAATGAATGAGCTGTTTGGTCCGGTAAGACGGAAAATCATGCCGGTCAAACCATTCCTTTAAATGGCTGAAAGAGGGCGCTTTAAGGTCTTTTTTGATGGACGGCATTTTGTAAAGATACCATAGTTGATGGTCTCGTAAGAAGTCATGCGGCAAATTGAGGGGCAAACGGGGTATAAGTCCACGGCAGGCGGGCCCATTGCCGAACATTTACGATTGCGTTAAAAGCTTGTTCTTTGATCGTGTGAAAAAGGCCTGAAATACC harbors:
- a CDS encoding nucleotidyltransferase, whose amino-acid sequence is MEKTVKILNELVSKNIIKSYAIGGAIGVMFYTETISTKDLDVFISLHIMPTGIIHLGSIYEYLKKSGYKMEGQHFIIEGIPVDFIPVYDELTLEALEKSVEKTYKKIKAKVFGPEYLIAIALKTGRSQDLRKIDLLKEETKLNEALLIDILKRHHLYEKWKKL
- a CDS encoding insulinase family protein — protein: MFNRSLGILFCFLFISLNPVWGAIPAKKIETANGITVLLVETHSLPMVQVDLLVRAGSILDSEPKAGLAYLTASLLEEGTKNRSSKQIADEWDALGTEFNASPGSDYVTFSSKLLKKDLEKGLTLFSDILINPQFPEEEVSREKTELLGHLDNEKDDPETIAAKAFDRAIFGKHPYHQPLEGDEETIKRITREDIVRFYQTAYNPRGAILAFVGDLTEEEAKTYAEKYFRLWNPKPQIHSKNPLPPKIDKKEIMVIDKDLTQTSIILGHTGIPRMNPDYYSLLVMNYILGGGGFSSRMMTNIRDNKGLVYGLFSHFDSRLETGSFEVTLQTKNSSANEAISEVLNEIRKMRNEPVSPVELQEAKDYLIGSFPLKMDTHAKLAGILIYQEFYGLGLDYFDKYAQRIKKVTAEEVQRVARQYLDPDRFVLVAIGKQSEAKIGVNQSISIQKEKTKQP
- the rlmN gene encoding 23S rRNA (adenine(2503)-C(2))-methyltransferase RlmN, whose product is MPSIKKDLKAPSFSHLKEWFDRHDFPSYRTKQLIHWIYNKKIGRLDQLTDFSKKERLFLEENGYVSSLEIVRKCPSHDGTLKFQFKLEDDEQIEAVLIPDKERKTLCISTQAGCGLDCQFCLTAKGGLKRNLKAHEIVDQFLIVSKELEVTNIVMMGMGEPLANFQEVAEAIDRLTDSNACTFSPRRITVSTAGMVPGIQKLGELPRQVNLAVSLNATTNAIRDLIMPINKTYPLEMLLEACRNFPLLPRRRIFFEYVLLEGINDSLEEARRIPKLLKGIPSKVNLIPFNEYPGSTFKRPPESTVLAFQKILIDANLTTFIRKSRGNDILAACGQLIHLDSSSLLT
- the larE gene encoding ATP-dependent sacrificial sulfur transferase LarE; this encodes MLDQKFQRLKQLIAQHHSLLVAFSGGVDSALLLKVSHDVLGEKAAACTAVSPTLAQQEKESTLQVAGEIGANHFFIEYDELDIPGYSLNQENRCYLCKTELFTKLKELALEKGFQAVAYGANQDDLKEFRPGMKAAREFGIHAPLLDAGLNKEEIRTLSRRLGLSIWNKPAAACLSSRIPYGTEITHQRLTEIEAAEAVLKKYGFIQCRVRHHENIARIEVSREEFPRLLDPGLRESVVQELKKIGFQFITLDLEGYRPGSVSGITGINGKDS
- a CDS encoding insulinase family protein; this translates as MALFPAVSHGKENLQFSLSETVLKNGLKVILVEEHKAPVATVQVWYKVGSRNEVTGKTGLSHLMEHMMFKGTPKYGKGIFSRLVQKNGGNDNAFTAQDYTAYFENFSSDRIALSFDLESDRMGHLSIDPNEFQLERNVVKEERRMRTDDNPFDFLSEQLYAQAFIAHPYHSPIIGWMTDLDHLTRQDIFDHYKKYYLPNNAALVMVGDFNSKTILPEIQKYFEPVPAGPVPPPVQIEEPEQKGERRFIVKKEAQNPIVLIGFKAPNFKEADQYPLTVLGALISTGKSSRLYRHLVYEKKIALETGTDYNSLSADPAFFLFYGKPQAGKTVEALEAAILSEIDLIKTVPITEIELQKAKNQIETQFILSRDSNFFVAMQLGIAESVGAGVHYFDTYLDSIKKVSAEDIQRVARKYLSPDFKTTGVLLPPSNEKN